The following coding sequences are from one Streptomyces sp. V3I7 window:
- a CDS encoding DUF3558 domain-containing protein: MSEGTMQRAAQRDDRRDQRAMREQGTGRLRRVLVCAAAVPVVLVAAGCSSDSGSGKSAGAETAHKSAGAGAGEKSPSASPTVAPAKYRKLPKACDVLSKNTLDDLVPKSPKSGKAGSTDDAASRANCSWSSLDNNGVKGSQFRWLNVSLLRFDSDVNRGAGEKQAEAYYARQVKDAEHVKGAKGVKAVPFSGTGDSATAVSYDLKKKEGGFKQQTVVVRAENVVVTLDYNGAGLAGEKTPSGEDLLKDARSAAKEVVASVKSANDTASGGASASPSTSASKPASPKASSKASSEASSKSSSKTG; this comes from the coding sequence ATGAGTGAAGGAACCATGCAGCGAGCAGCACAGCGAGACGACCGCCGAGACCAGCGAGCCATGCGGGAGCAGGGGACCGGACGTCTGCGCCGTGTCCTTGTCTGTGCCGCCGCCGTGCCGGTGGTGCTGGTCGCGGCCGGGTGCTCCTCGGACTCCGGCTCCGGCAAGAGCGCGGGTGCCGAGACGGCACACAAGAGCGCGGGCGCCGGTGCCGGCGAGAAGTCGCCGAGCGCCTCGCCGACCGTGGCACCGGCCAAGTACCGCAAGCTGCCGAAGGCGTGCGACGTGCTGTCGAAGAACACGCTGGACGATCTGGTGCCCAAGAGCCCGAAGTCGGGCAAGGCTGGCTCCACGGACGACGCCGCTTCCCGGGCGAACTGCTCCTGGAGCAGCCTGGACAACAACGGTGTGAAGGGCTCGCAGTTCCGCTGGCTCAACGTCTCCCTGCTGCGCTTCGACTCCGACGTCAACCGCGGCGCGGGCGAGAAGCAGGCCGAGGCGTACTACGCGCGGCAGGTCAAGGACGCCGAGCACGTCAAGGGCGCCAAGGGCGTCAAGGCGGTGCCGTTCTCCGGGACGGGCGACAGCGCGACGGCGGTGTCGTACGACCTGAAGAAGAAGGAAGGCGGCTTCAAGCAGCAGACGGTCGTGGTGCGCGCCGAGAACGTCGTCGTCACCCTCGACTACAACGGCGCCGGCCTGGCCGGGGAGAAGACGCCGAGCGGCGAGGACCTGCTGAAGGACGCGCGGAGCGCGGCCAAGGAGGTCGTGGCCTCGGTGAAGTCCGCGAACGACACCGCCTCGGGCGGCGCGAGCGCCTCCCCGTCCACGTCGGCGTCGAAGCCGGCGTCCCCGAAGGCCTCCTCGAAGGCCTCCTCGGAGGCTTCCTCCAAGTCGTCGTCCAAGACGGGCTGA
- a CDS encoding DUF2637 domain-containing protein: MHRVLIGVVVTGAVIIAGIGFAGSYAAVRELAVQKGFGNFSYVLPVGIDAGICVLLALDLLLTWIRIPFPLLRQTAWLLTAATIAFNGAAAWPDPLGVGMHAVIPILFVVSVEAARHAVGRIADITADKHMEGVRITRWLLSPIPTFLLWRRMKLWELRSYEQVIKLEQERLVYQARLNSRYGRFWRRKAPVESLMPLRLARYGVPLAQTAPAGLAAAGIEPVLLPPAPQPAVEAAPAPQQAGPAAGQRPELESAPETGQPDERPTGQEAHAQPQSQVQRQPQNQNPNHPQNHPQNQGGPQGPDNSPWFQTPPQPVEYQGGYDPSYDPQYFPEEPYGEWYEDQPPPSPEETGSFPIPVTGNRTRELGEGGGVPEPDEEDLYQVFRQSIDGSYPTAMVFADNVQATYGVTLDSGVAKTLAERFQQRHSAELEEYHSA; encoded by the coding sequence ATGCATCGCGTTCTCATCGGCGTGGTCGTGACAGGCGCCGTGATCATCGCGGGCATCGGCTTCGCCGGTTCGTACGCGGCCGTCCGCGAGCTGGCCGTCCAGAAGGGCTTCGGGAACTTCTCCTACGTCCTGCCGGTCGGCATCGACGCGGGCATCTGTGTCCTGCTGGCCCTGGACCTGCTTCTGACCTGGATCCGCATCCCCTTCCCGCTGCTGCGCCAGACGGCCTGGCTGCTGACGGCGGCCACGATCGCCTTCAACGGCGCGGCCGCCTGGCCGGACCCGCTGGGCGTGGGCATGCACGCGGTGATCCCGATCCTGTTCGTGGTCTCGGTCGAGGCCGCCCGGCACGCCGTCGGCCGTATCGCGGACATCACGGCCGACAAGCACATGGAGGGCGTCCGCATCACCCGCTGGCTGCTCTCCCCGATCCCGACGTTCCTGCTGTGGCGGCGGATGAAGCTGTGGGAGCTGCGCTCCTACGAGCAGGTGATCAAGCTGGAGCAGGAGCGGCTGGTCTACCAGGCCCGGCTGAACTCCCGTTACGGCCGGTTCTGGCGCCGCAAGGCTCCGGTGGAGTCGCTGATGCCGCTGCGGCTGGCGCGCTACGGGGTCCCGCTGGCGCAGACCGCTCCGGCGGGTCTTGCCGCGGCGGGCATCGAGCCCGTGCTGCTGCCGCCCGCGCCGCAGCCGGCGGTCGAGGCGGCCCCCGCCCCGCAGCAGGCGGGGCCGGCGGCCGGGCAGCGCCCGGAACTGGAGAGCGCCCCCGAGACCGGGCAGCCGGACGAACGGCCGACGGGGCAAGAGGCCCACGCCCAGCCGCAGTCCCAGGTCCAGCGCCAGCCTCAGAACCAGAACCCGAACCATCCCCAGAACCATCCCCAGAACCAGGGCGGCCCGCAGGGCCCGGACAACAGCCCCTGGTTCCAGACGCCGCCCCAGCCCGTCGAGTACCAGGGTGGCTACGACCCCTCCTACGACCCCCAGTACTTCCCGGAGGAGCCCTACGGGGAGTGGTACGAGGACCAGCCCCCGCCCTCCCCGGAGGAGACCGGCAGCTTCCCCATCCCTGTCACCGGCAACCGCACCCGTGAGCTGGGCGAGGGCGGCGGCGTCCCGGAGCCGGACGAGGAGGACCTGTACCAGGTCTTCCGGCAGTCGATAGACGGCAGTTACCCCACCGCTATGGTCTTCGCCGACAACGTCCAGGCGACCTACGGCGTCACGCTCGACAGCGGCGTCGCCAAGACCCTCGCGGAGCGCTTCCAGCAACGTCACTCCGCGGAGCTGGAGGAGTACCACTCCGCCTGA